A window of Malania oleifera isolate guangnan ecotype guangnan chromosome 5, ASM2987363v1, whole genome shotgun sequence contains these coding sequences:
- the LOC131154899 gene encoding probable starch synthase 4, chloroplastic/amyloplastic — protein sequence MVSSKMPSINRALESFQEELKDESARFINKYDEVLSHLIFAGSDIILCPSFHDPVLQVLLKAIKYGAVPIAVMYNDNRFGHSGDGEFDSTKVSHYIGSTFANMSLSQALDEMKNNPLQWSRRILDAMEKDFSWDAECCDIHIAAYAFLKNL from the exons ATGGTGTCTAGCAAAATGCCAAGTATAAACAGGGCTCTAGAATCTTTTCAAGAAGAACTCAAG GATGAAAGTGCCAGATTTATAAACAAATACGATGAGGTTTTATCACATTTAATCTTTGCAGGATCAGACATTATCTTGTGTCCATCTTTTCATGACCCAGTGCTCCAAGTTCTG CTGAAGGCTATAAAATATGGAGCAGTGCCAATTGCAGTAATGTACAATGACAACAGATTCGG GCACAGTGGAGATGGTGAATTTGACAGCACCAAGGTATCGCACTACATTGGCAGTACCTTTGCAAATATGTCCCTGAGCCAAGCCCTTGATGAAATG AAGAACAATCCATTGCAGTGGAGTCGAAGGATCCTGGATGCAATGGAAAAGGACTTCTCATGGGATGCAGAATGCTGTGACATACATATTGCTGCTTATGCATTCCTAAAAAACCTGTGA